GTCGCCTGGCATAAATTTGTCGTTAAATTTAAGATATCTAACGGCCGCTTTTAGATCGACTATCGCAGCTGGTGCCTTGCCGATAAATTTCTCGCCATCTTTTAGCGTCCTACCCCTAGCGCCAACGCTTGCCACGACGTAGCCTCTAAGAAGCGCTTCAAGAGTGGCATTTGGCTTTTCATTTTGAAGTTCTGGCTTTGGTGGCATTGCGCTCATGTAGCCGCCGATCGCATTTGGCATAAAGATAGCCCCTTTTTGGTCGCTAAATTTACCCTCTGGCACGTAAAAATTTAAGACCTGATAGTCGCTAGCTGGCTTTGCCACATAGACTATGCCTTCATAGGCTCTAAATTTAAGCATCCTATCGCCAACTTGCACGCTTTTTAGCTCAAACTTGCTCTCGTCAAATTTAAGTTCATTTCCAAAGCAAGTACCTACTAAACAAACCCCTAAAATAGCAACTCTAACGCCTTTCATGATCTGCCTTTTCATTTTGTCCTACTTTTTGCTTTACTAGCCTTGGCGTAGGCTACCAGGGCTTTAGCGCCTAGTTATCTTTTGGCTCGTATTTGATCGCGTAGTCAAATTTAGGACTACTTAGACCAAACTCAAAGCTATCTCTATCGACTGCGCCAACGCAGCAATGGCTATCATAAAGGCGAAGCAAAAACTCCGCCATCTGCTCACTCGTGTGGTACTTTTTAAACGCCTTGTCGTAATCGTAGCTCTCTTTGCTAGTTGCTACCATGCCAAATTCTGTTTTTGTGGCAGCTGGAGCTAGGACTTTTGCTTGCATTTTCGCCTGCTTATCTTGTGCTAGCTCATGGTAAAGTCCCTCGCTAAAGGCACTTACGAAAAATTTGCTAGCGCAGTATGTGACGGCGTTTGGCACGATCTTGTAGCCGCCTATCGAAGAGATGTTTATAAGCTGCGTATCTTTGTCTTTATATTTTTTAGTAAAGAGCGTTGAGAGCGTCACAAGAGAGATGATGTTTAAATTTATCATCTGCGTGATTTTTTCTAAATTTTGCTCGCCGACCTTGTTATAGTCGCCAAAGCCAGCGTTGTTTATAAGAGCTTTTAGCTCAAATTTTTCTAAATTACGCCAAAGCAAGAGGGCGTTTTCTTGCTTTGAAAGGTCGCAAAGTTCTATCACGACATCGACATTTGCAAATTTAGCTATCTCGCTTTTTAAATTTTCTAAAAGCTCGCCACGCCTTGCAATAAGGATCAAATTCTCCCCGCGCCTTGCAAATGCCTTTGCCGCAGCCGCTCCTATGCCTGAGCTTGCTCCAGTGATGGCGATGTATCTTTTCACTTCGCATACTCCATAGGACTATAAATTTTGACACCTTCGCTGTGGTCATCTTGCGCTACTTGCACGAT
This sequence is a window from Campylobacter concisus. Protein-coding genes within it:
- a CDS encoding SDR family NAD(P)-dependent oxidoreductase, yielding MKRYIAITGASSGIGAAAAKAFARRGENLILIARRGELLENLKSEIAKFANVDVVIELCDLSKQENALLLWRNLEKFELKALINNAGFGDYNKVGEQNLEKITQMINLNIISLVTLSTLFTKKYKDKDTQLINISSIGGYKIVPNAVTYCASKFFVSAFSEGLYHELAQDKQAKMQAKVLAPAATKTEFGMVATSKESYDYDKAFKKYHTSEQMAEFLLRLYDSHCCVGAVDRDSFEFGLSSPKFDYAIKYEPKDN